gaggagCCACGACTCCCTACAGGAGGGAGGGGGCATTTCTTGTAGGAGGCTCAGACACAGTTATCCCTTTGGAGATTCTAATATACATGTACATATAgttgtatatatatttatacaGATATCCACATCGATATACctgtatgtatatatatatatatatatatgtgtgtgtgtgtgtatatgtatatagGATTATAAAATAGTGTTGATATCAACCTTTATCAAGAGAACCGTCTTTATCTCTAtctttttccttatctCTATCTCGATTTATATCTACTTCTATCACTACATCTATATCTTTATCTACAAGAGTGCTTGGTCAAGTTGACATtgttatttgaaattctcTTGATCTGCTGATTCTATACTATCTGATTCTATCTTTATTTGcctctctctcttttccttctcgGGGGAATCTTCTTGTCTCTTGTATACTGTCTTGTCTCATCACTTAATATGCAGGCTCCTTCTACCACAGAAAATACATTGGATAGTCTATGGTCCAGATCCTCATTACTGCGCTTGTCCTCTCCTACAAcgtcaacatcaacatcaacatcgtCTCCACCATCTCCATCATTGCCACAATCACAATCACCAGATGTATATGCAACTAACTTGTCGTCGGATATCAACCAAACTTGTATAACTGTTAGAATCAATAACAGTAATTGGGTCTACAGCTTCAACGACAATGTAGCTTTACTTTCAGATACAGATTATGATATATTGGATCATCatgtttcaaatattcatgAACCACTAACTGAGCATAATGACTCTTTGCTTAATGGAAATTTATTAAACTATACTCATAATACGAAAAATACCTTCCCTTCACAACCTGaattcaattcatcaacctCATCATTAGACTTATCCGTTGATGAACCTTGCAACACTCTTCCCATTTTCCCACCCTTAAGGGAATCATCTCCCAACACATTTGTTAACTCGATCCAGAATCCAATAAATTCGAATACTAACGAAACAAATCTGTTTTTAAATGTCACCTTGACAAATTCCTATATGTTAAATGTAAGCCCATTGTCAAGTTTAGTCTCAACTTCGATTGATGATATATTGGATACTCTTAATATCAAttcccaaaaaaaaaatagtagCTCAATTCACACACGTTGTCAAAGTATCAAATTCACAGGATTCTCAAAGGAAAGGTGTATTCTAATCAAAAACTTGACTGAGAAGGGGAACATAAACCATAAATTTGTTGACAAGATTTTGCTGCTCGTACATTCTAAAAACCTAATCTTAAAATTTAATATTCTTAAAAGCCTAATACAAACACCTTGTAATTTCTATTCAGTTAACACATGTGatcttttatcaaattggaatttgaTTGTTGATTGGAACTTTTCTGATGGAGACACATTTAATGTGAAAGAACTCAACATCATAAATGATCATAACACTTATTATTTATACAAATATTTTATGTCcgatttcttgaaattgctATCCATCATTGGTTCGATTACCAAATTCATTTTAGGTAATGATTCGGAAATTGATCCACATTTGGAGGAATCTCGTCTACTCGATTTTCACAAATCACTAGATAATGACGTTGTTAAGATTGTTAAAGAGCATTGTCTGCTTGAAATCTTGGACGCTAACTCCCTTCATGAAATggtttttttcctttggaaaACTGAATTTCCACTCGCTTGTGAATCTTTCAGTTCCTTGTGACATATCCCGGATTAGTACCATCGGCTTTTCTCCCTGAATTTTGCTTGTATCTATTGTTTCCCTACTTGGTTTTATAAAAGATTGtatcttcttgtttgaaTTCTGCTTACCTTGTTGCTTTCCTTTCTTGTGCTATAGCCTCAAATGCATCCTTCTCATTGTCATACACGTTCGAGGCTTTATTTTTAAACTGCTCTGTATTCTCtcatttgaatttcagTGTCAAGCatgatatatatatatatatctatgCATCATCGTAAACTTTCTTTTATCTTTGCCTAAGGTCTCCACAAACACGCATTCCTTTTCGGATTATTCTATAGGGATTCTGTTCTCCTTACTCTATCTACCTCTTTCCCAAATTTCCTGTTTGGGTAATCTGCAAGTTTCATAATACAGTTTTTCATCTGCCCGCAACTTCAGAATATTTTATGGGCCACGATCTGCACAAACCATCCCCCTACTCGTACCTGAACATTTATGcacattttttttacacCTATTTTACCCACTCCATCTGTCAGAGTGATGTTCGAACAGTGGCTGTATCGGACGGTATGTATgccaaaagaaaaagaaccCCCAAGCAAAAACGAACATACACTAACTCGAGTATAGCTTATAACATCCCCTaaatttcattattatGTACGAATAATTCACGCAATGGTGAATAACCTacctcctcctcctccgCCAGGCGGCATGAGGATGAACTCAAAACTTGCTAGTGAACTAGGTCTTGGCTCCAGCTACAAATTCAAGCCTACTATCAGACAAAAATTATTTGCTTATACGAAAATCTGGGGACAAGAAATGAAGGATACTTTTTTATTCCGGAAATAGCAGTTATAATTATACATGATTTTATACAAACAGAACGAATAATACGTGAGAAGAAGATAGGAAGGGGGGTGAGACGTATACTAacagaacaaaaaaaactcaaaaagCTGTTTTGACAACTGAAAATTCGTGTTTAGGTGCCTTGAAGGATGACGTCGAAGTCATTGTAATATCATCCGATAAAGTTAAAACCatctttttgttatttttattgatgaattctCCCATAATCACATCATCTTGATAAGCCCTAATTTTATAGCTATCTCTCACATTGTTTAATACCTTACGGAAATTCCATGTAATTGCAAAGGGTCCAACTGATGAGACAATGTACGTAGGTTCATCGCCTCTAGAagtttcattgaatttggCAACTGAAAACTTAACATCCAACCcatgttttttctttatgtAAGCTATATGCTCTGGCTTAAGCTGGAGTTTCTTTGGCATAGGTTTGGCATCAATACCAAAAGATCTCTCGAATCCTAGTTTATTCTCATATTTTCCACTCTGTATTAATACATCAATCAACAATAAGTACGTCTTGCATGTAGCTAGAACATACCGACCATCATTGGATGTGGTTAATCCCCGAATTTCATCTCCTAGAGCCGGTAGTAGAGTCTTCGCATTTTTACCGAGTTGATCATATAATCGAATTTCACCATTCTTACTTGCAACTGCTAGATAACCTTTTCCTGTTGTTGAAACATGTTTGAAATTCGTTTTGGTCTTATATGTCTTGTCATTGGAGACAAACCCGTTTTGTATTCTTGGATCGACTTTAAACATAGATTGGCTGGACACTCCAACGAATGTTGGAtcattcatcaaatcaCCAAACTTTGTATTAGTCGTAAAACTTTCAATCGGTATGTCTTTATCATTTTTCCTTAGTTCCCAATCCTCAACAATCTTACCATATTCTAAATCCAGTTTATGCAATTTATCACGATTCTTGTTATCTTGAATAATCATCGTCTTATCATTCTCTAAAAGAAGCATTTTGGATGGAACAATTGGCTTACTaccattttttgaaaacgTTAATTTATCAATCGTCGTGGAAAATTGAAGGGTGCCATCATCTGTCCTAAAGATGCCTATCTTGTCACCCCTCGAAATAAAAGCATTGTCTGTTTTCAAACCTAACACTAAACCCGTGTTTTTACTACTACCCACAAATCGTGTCTCCTCATCCTCCGACtcctcaaaatcaacacGCGCCTTATACTTAGTTTCTCTCAAATTAGAAGTTCCCGCAACCTCCTCCTCGGAATCGGAGTCTGTACTTGAATCAGTATCTTCTGGTAAATTATTCTCAAAATGTGGATCATCGATATCCATATCCTCAAATGTATTAACTAAGTAGTGTTCATCAGT
The window above is part of the Pichia kudriavzevii chromosome 1, complete sequence genome. Proteins encoded here:
- a CDS encoding uncharacterized protein (PKUD0A09275), translating into MCKFSSLFLVETTQIANYKERKRSHDSLQEGGGISCRRLRHSYPFGDSNIHVHIVVYIFIQISTSIYLYVYIYIYICVCVCICI
- a CDS encoding uncharacterized protein (PKUD0A09290), giving the protein MQAPSTTENTLDSLWSRSSLLRLSSPTTSTSTSTSSPPSPSLPQSQSPDVYATNLSSDINQTCITVRINNSNWVYSFNDNVALLSDTDYDILDHHVSNIHEPLTEHNDSLLNGNLLNYTHNTKNTFPSQPEFNSSTSSLDLSVDEPCNTLPIFPPLRESSPNTFVNSIQNPINSNTNETNLFLNVTLTNSYMLNVSPLSSLVSTSIDDILDTLNINSQKKNSSSIHTRCQSIKFTGFSKERCILIKNLTEKGNINHKFVDKILLLVHSKNLILKFNILKSLIQTPCNFYSVNTCDLLSNWNLIVDWNFSDGDTFNVKELNIINDHNTYYLYKYFMSDFLKLLSIIGSITKFILGNDSEIDPHLEESRLLDFHKSLDNDVVKIVKEHCLLEILDANSLHEMVFFLWKTEFPLACESFSSL
- a CDS encoding uncharacterized protein (PKUD0A09300; similar to Saccharomyces cerevisiae YNL212W (VID27); ancestral locus Anc_2.35) — translated: MNIVKRFLAKKQPVILDELIIIPSGQLYLVRSPSSPKSENECLYNDAALTIRNTIHQYNYELVLWKGNESDSDSLNDEEDENSEAQDEFFENESNVLKSFVIDQNLKVCLFERYGEKIISWKDMEGDFGDMFEYRINKSVPNDTIEQFMTCICKYEYEKKYEKSSEFVTAKELQEFIVERSELFDSCLDSAYTPSSSSTINMLQLLNKNENKVEYGEDNDSFYENSNSDSDSDSNSEGEDYAKFEDAAETLYSDISNDDLKQRIPLDDFPCKSYIYDPTSEEFKPKHLNVSVFLYELSNWTYCMEVKDRVNGANYLVAALSNQMDPAFRFEQLAFIFNVFTSINAFTWLLKFQDKDTYEKFQSIFMKLHWQYKNQQLWPTNATDEHYLVNTFEDMDIDDPHFENNLPEDTDSSTDSDSEEEVAGTSNLRETKYKARVDFEESEDEETRFVGSSKNTGLVLGLKTDNAFISRGDKIGIFRTDDGTLQFSTTIDKLTFSKNGSKPIVPSKMLLLENDKTMIIQDNKNRDKLHKLDLEYGKIVEDWELRKNDKDIPIESFTTNTKFGDLMNDPTFVGVSSQSMFKVDPRIQNGFVSNDKTYKTKTNFKHVSTTGKGYLAVASKNGEIRLYDQLGKNAKTLLPALGDEIRGLTTSNDGRYVLATCKTYLLLIDVLIQSGKYENKLGFERSFGIDAKPMPKKLQLKPEHIAYIKKKHGLDVKFSVAKFNETSRGDEPTYIVSSVGPFAITWNFRKVLNNVRDSYKIRAYQDDVIMGEFINKNNKKMVLTLSDDITMTSTSSFKAPKHEFSVVKTAF